A section of the Sebastes fasciatus isolate fSebFas1 chromosome 21, fSebFas1.pri, whole genome shotgun sequence genome encodes:
- the boc gene encoding brother of CDO isoform X2, producing MSGKRDWTPWMKKRRAPVLCALGAVLLCCLQSGASLPDEVLLFTEEPMSVVQKLGGSVNLRCSARPATANISWRLNGQELVDGHLGVVLGPNSLFIPTLSNLTVGRYQCVVSTGAGALASVPANVTAAKLRDFEPDDQQDIEVDEGNTAVIECHLPESQPKAQVRYSVKQEWLETSKGNYLIMPSGNLQIANATQDDEGPYKCAAYNPITQEVKTSTSTDRLRIRRSTSEAARIIYPPASRSIMVTKGQRLVLECVASGIPTPQVIWAKDGQDLRSHNNTRFLLSNLLIDAVGEADSGTYICRADNGIGSDNSATVLYDVQVFEPPQVTVELQQQEVVYGETVRFSCQARGKPTPSVMWLHNARPLAPSPRHRLSSRTSQMLRISNVGPQDDGLYQCMAENGVGSSQASARLITVSTGISSRGKLPAIYRPLSPDKVLREQPPVRPGAAGAMLPLDCSELPGQILPADAPIILSQPRTGKADYYELTWIPRHERGTPVLEYMVKYRKVGVPLSDWTSSSISGALHKLTLAKLQPDSLYEVEMAAKNCAGLGQPAMMTFRTGKGRRGLGQIDPPKTPAVPSPSLSPPEAPDKPTVSTATETSAYVTWIPRGNRGFPIQSFRVEYKKVKKAGEDWVTAVENIPPSRLSVEITGLEKGTSYKFRVVAVNVIGSSPPSAPSKAYTVVGGRTHERPVDGPYITYNEAINETTIILKWTYTPVNNTPIYGFYIYYRPTDSDNDSDYKKDVVEGDRYWHSITDLQPETAYDIKMQSFNEKGESEFGNVVILETKARPNNQRPDPSETPDLVLGPSGGLVPRPADLPYLIVGIVLGAFVFIIVAFIPFCLWRAWAKQKQTADMCFPAVASPVSSCQYTMVPLQGLALVGHCPLDGHMTAPHGIYPVNGEYTPNGKPHHPTHCLPGLHQDEVNYDMECDTLLPQTVSNGHLPVYHYSTSGPDHHHEQSCCPPDDSTLQLLDSSHQHLGSQELGGDDDFRGGDKVEDGITYKPASFPLLSLEDEGIFTTSSSAATTPQSQDITIQEVNILPNEASLEDEGTANTTDA from the exons ATGTCTGGAAAGCGAGACTGGACTCCGTGGATGAAAAAGAGAAGGGCTCCAGTGTTGTGCGCTCTGGGCGCAGTACTACTGTGCTGCCTGCAGAGCGGCGCCTCTCTACCCG ATGAGGTGCTGTTGTTCACTGAAGAGCCCATGTCCGTGGTGCAGAAGCTGGGAGGCAGCGTGAATCTGCGCTGCAGCGCCCGACCCGCCACCGCCAACATCAGCTGGCGCCTCAACGGCCAGGAGCTGGTGGACGGACATTTGGGCGTCGTGCTGGGGCCCAACAGCCTGTTCATCCCCACGCTCTCCAACCTGACTGTGGGCCGATACCAGTGTGTGGTCAGCACCGGCGCAGGAGCCCTGGCCAGTGTGCCCGCTAACGTCACCGCTGCCA agCTGCGGGATTTCGAGCCTGATGACCAGCAGGACATCGAAGTCGACGAAGGCAACACGGCTGTTATTGAGTGTCACCTCCCCGAAAGCCAGCCCAAGGCTCAGGTCCGCTACAGCGTCAAGCAGGAGTGGCTGGAGACATCCAAAG gaAACTACCTCATCATGCCGTCAGGGAACCTGCAGATAGCCAACGCCACGCAGGACGATGAGGGGCCGTACAAGTGTGCCGCCTACAACCCCATCACCCAGGAGGTCAAAACGTCCACGTCCACTGACCGCCTGCGGATACGCC GCTCCACCTCAGAAGCAGCTCGCATCATTTACCCGCCGGCGTCCCGCTCCATCATGGTGACCAAAGGCCAGCGGCTGGTGTTGGAGTGTGTGGCCAGCGGCATCCCCACTCCGCAGGTCATATGGGCAAAAGACGGGCAGGACCTGCGTTCGCATAACAACACTCGCTTCCTGCTCAGCAACCTGCTGATCGACGCGGTGGGCGAGGCCGACTCGGGTACTTACATTTGCCGAGCGGACAACGGCATCGGCTCGGACAACTCTGCGACGGTGCTTTATGACGTGCAAGTGTTCG AGCCCCCTCAGGTGAcggtggagctgcagcagcaggaggtcGTGTACGGAGAGACGGTGCGCTTCTCCTGCCAGGCCCGCGGTAAACCCACTCCCTCGGTGATGTGGCTCCACAACGCCCGCCCCCTCGCCCCGTCTCCTCGCCACCGTCTGAGCTCCCGGACCTCCCAGATGCTGCGCATCTCCAACGTGGGCCCTCAGGACGACGGGCTGTACCAATGCATGGCTGAGAACGGCGTGGGCAGCTCGCAGGCCTCCGCTCGCCTCATCACAGTATCAACCG GGATTTCATCCAGGGGGAAGCTGCCCGCAATCTATCGGCCGCTAAGCCCAGATAAGGTGCTGAGGGAGCAGCCGCCTGTGAGGCCCGGGGCCGCGGGCGCCATGTTGCCTCTTGACTGCTCCGAGCTGCCAGGACAGATCCTGCCTGCAGACGCCCCCATCATCCTCAGCCAGCCACGCACAGGCAAGGCCGACTACTACGAGCTCACCTGGATTCCACGGCATGAGCGAGGAACCCCCGTACTGGAGTACATGGTCAAATACAGAAAG GTTGGAGTCCCTCTATCAGATTGGACCTCCAGCAGCATCTCAGGCGCCCTCCACAAGCTGACTCTGGCTAAACTGCAGCCAGACAGCCTGTATGAGGTGGAGATGGCCGCCAAAAACTGTGCCGGTTTGGGGCAACCTGCTATGATGACCTTCAGAACTGGCAAAG GTCGCCGAGGTCTCGGGCAAATTGACCCACCGAAAACTCCCGCTGTTCCTTCGCCAAGCCTCTCTC ctcCCGAAGCCCCTGACAAGCCCACAGTCTCCACGGCAACGGAAACGTCGGCGTACGTGACTTGGATTCCTCGCGGTAACCGCGGCTTCCCCATCCAGTCATTTCGGGTGGAGTACAAGAAGGTGAAGAAGGCCGGAGAGGACTGGGTGACGGCGGTGGAAAACATCCCGCCGTCGAGGCTCTCTGTGGAGATCACGGGCCTGGAGAAAG GAACGTCCTACAAGTTTCGTGTTGTGGCGGTGAACGTAATCGGTTCCAGTCCTCCCAGTGCCCCTTCGAAGGCATACACCGTGGTGGGTGGGAGAACCCATGAACGCCCTGTTGATGGACCCTACATCACCTACAACGAAGCCATCAACGAGACGACCATCATTCTCAAATGGACg TACACTCCCGTAAACAACACTCCCATATACGGTTTCTACATCTACTACCGGCCGACAGACAGCGATAATGACAGTGACTATAAGAAGGATGTGGTGGAGGGAGACAGATACTGGCATTCAATCACTGACCTGCAGCCGGAGACCGCCTACGACATCAAGATGCAGAGCTTCAACGAGAAGGGAGAGAGCGAATTTGGCAACGTGGTGATCCTTGAGACGAAAG CTCGTCCTAATAACCAGCGTCCTGATCCATCAGAGACTCCGGACCTCGTGCTGGGACCATCCGGCGGACTCGTGCCTCGGCCCGCCGACCTCCCCTACCTCATAGTCGGTATTGTCCTGGGAGCCTTCGTCTTCATCATTGTCGCCTTCATCCCGTTCTGCCTCTGGAGGGCGTGGGCCAAACAGA AGCAAACGGCCGACATGTGTTTCCCCGCCGTGGCCAGCCCGGTGTCGTCGTGCCAGTACACCATGGTTCCCCTCCAGGGACTTGCCCTGGTCGGCCACTGCCCGCTGGATGGCCACATGACAGCGCCACATGGCATCTACCCTGTTAACGGAGAATACACTCCCAACGGCAAACCTCACCACCCCACACACTGCCTGCCAGGGCTGCATCAG GATGAGGTGAACTATGATATGGAGTGTGACACGTTGTTGCCACAGACGGTATCAAATGGACATCTACCTGTTTACCACTACTCCACCAG CGGTCCAGATCATCATCATGAGCAGAGCTGCTGTCCTCCTGATGACTCCACTCTTCAGCTCCTCGACTCTTCCCATCAGCACCTCGGTTCACAGGAACTGGGAGGCGATGACGACTTCCGTGGTGGAGATAAAGTGGAGGATGgcatcacataca agCCAGCgtcctttcctcttctctctctagaAGACGAAGGGATTTTCACCACATCGTCCTCAGCAGCCACAACACCGCAGTCCCAAGACATAACAATACAGGAAGTGAACATCCTCCCAAACGAAGCGTCCCTCGAGGACGAGGGGACGGCCAACACGACAGATGCATAA
- the boc gene encoding brother of CDO isoform X1 gives MCLWGSVWKMSGKRDWTPWMKKRRAPVLCALGAVLLCCLQSGASLPDEVLLFTEEPMSVVQKLGGSVNLRCSARPATANISWRLNGQELVDGHLGVVLGPNSLFIPTLSNLTVGRYQCVVSTGAGALASVPANVTAAKLRDFEPDDQQDIEVDEGNTAVIECHLPESQPKAQVRYSVKQEWLETSKGNYLIMPSGNLQIANATQDDEGPYKCAAYNPITQEVKTSTSTDRLRIRRSTSEAARIIYPPASRSIMVTKGQRLVLECVASGIPTPQVIWAKDGQDLRSHNNTRFLLSNLLIDAVGEADSGTYICRADNGIGSDNSATVLYDVQVFEPPQVTVELQQQEVVYGETVRFSCQARGKPTPSVMWLHNARPLAPSPRHRLSSRTSQMLRISNVGPQDDGLYQCMAENGVGSSQASARLITVSTGISSRGKLPAIYRPLSPDKVLREQPPVRPGAAGAMLPLDCSELPGQILPADAPIILSQPRTGKADYYELTWIPRHERGTPVLEYMVKYRKVGVPLSDWTSSSISGALHKLTLAKLQPDSLYEVEMAAKNCAGLGQPAMMTFRTGKGRRGLGQIDPPKTPAVPSPSLSPPEAPDKPTVSTATETSAYVTWIPRGNRGFPIQSFRVEYKKVKKAGEDWVTAVENIPPSRLSVEITGLEKGTSYKFRVVAVNVIGSSPPSAPSKAYTVVGGRTHERPVDGPYITYNEAINETTIILKWTYTPVNNTPIYGFYIYYRPTDSDNDSDYKKDVVEGDRYWHSITDLQPETAYDIKMQSFNEKGESEFGNVVILETKARPNNQRPDPSETPDLVLGPSGGLVPRPADLPYLIVGIVLGAFVFIIVAFIPFCLWRAWAKQKQTADMCFPAVASPVSSCQYTMVPLQGLALVGHCPLDGHMTAPHGIYPVNGEYTPNGKPHHPTHCLPGLHQDEVNYDMECDTLLPQTVSNGHLPVYHYSTSGPDHHHEQSCCPPDDSTLQLLDSSHQHLGSQELGGDDDFRGGDKVEDGITYKPASFPLLSLEDEGIFTTSSSAATTPQSQDITIQEVNILPNEASLEDEGTANTTDA, from the exons ATGTGCCTCT ggggTAGTGTATGGAAGATGTCTGGAAAGCGAGACTGGACTCCGTGGATGAAAAAGAGAAGGGCTCCAGTGTTGTGCGCTCTGGGCGCAGTACTACTGTGCTGCCTGCAGAGCGGCGCCTCTCTACCCG ATGAGGTGCTGTTGTTCACTGAAGAGCCCATGTCCGTGGTGCAGAAGCTGGGAGGCAGCGTGAATCTGCGCTGCAGCGCCCGACCCGCCACCGCCAACATCAGCTGGCGCCTCAACGGCCAGGAGCTGGTGGACGGACATTTGGGCGTCGTGCTGGGGCCCAACAGCCTGTTCATCCCCACGCTCTCCAACCTGACTGTGGGCCGATACCAGTGTGTGGTCAGCACCGGCGCAGGAGCCCTGGCCAGTGTGCCCGCTAACGTCACCGCTGCCA agCTGCGGGATTTCGAGCCTGATGACCAGCAGGACATCGAAGTCGACGAAGGCAACACGGCTGTTATTGAGTGTCACCTCCCCGAAAGCCAGCCCAAGGCTCAGGTCCGCTACAGCGTCAAGCAGGAGTGGCTGGAGACATCCAAAG gaAACTACCTCATCATGCCGTCAGGGAACCTGCAGATAGCCAACGCCACGCAGGACGATGAGGGGCCGTACAAGTGTGCCGCCTACAACCCCATCACCCAGGAGGTCAAAACGTCCACGTCCACTGACCGCCTGCGGATACGCC GCTCCACCTCAGAAGCAGCTCGCATCATTTACCCGCCGGCGTCCCGCTCCATCATGGTGACCAAAGGCCAGCGGCTGGTGTTGGAGTGTGTGGCCAGCGGCATCCCCACTCCGCAGGTCATATGGGCAAAAGACGGGCAGGACCTGCGTTCGCATAACAACACTCGCTTCCTGCTCAGCAACCTGCTGATCGACGCGGTGGGCGAGGCCGACTCGGGTACTTACATTTGCCGAGCGGACAACGGCATCGGCTCGGACAACTCTGCGACGGTGCTTTATGACGTGCAAGTGTTCG AGCCCCCTCAGGTGAcggtggagctgcagcagcaggaggtcGTGTACGGAGAGACGGTGCGCTTCTCCTGCCAGGCCCGCGGTAAACCCACTCCCTCGGTGATGTGGCTCCACAACGCCCGCCCCCTCGCCCCGTCTCCTCGCCACCGTCTGAGCTCCCGGACCTCCCAGATGCTGCGCATCTCCAACGTGGGCCCTCAGGACGACGGGCTGTACCAATGCATGGCTGAGAACGGCGTGGGCAGCTCGCAGGCCTCCGCTCGCCTCATCACAGTATCAACCG GGATTTCATCCAGGGGGAAGCTGCCCGCAATCTATCGGCCGCTAAGCCCAGATAAGGTGCTGAGGGAGCAGCCGCCTGTGAGGCCCGGGGCCGCGGGCGCCATGTTGCCTCTTGACTGCTCCGAGCTGCCAGGACAGATCCTGCCTGCAGACGCCCCCATCATCCTCAGCCAGCCACGCACAGGCAAGGCCGACTACTACGAGCTCACCTGGATTCCACGGCATGAGCGAGGAACCCCCGTACTGGAGTACATGGTCAAATACAGAAAG GTTGGAGTCCCTCTATCAGATTGGACCTCCAGCAGCATCTCAGGCGCCCTCCACAAGCTGACTCTGGCTAAACTGCAGCCAGACAGCCTGTATGAGGTGGAGATGGCCGCCAAAAACTGTGCCGGTTTGGGGCAACCTGCTATGATGACCTTCAGAACTGGCAAAG GTCGCCGAGGTCTCGGGCAAATTGACCCACCGAAAACTCCCGCTGTTCCTTCGCCAAGCCTCTCTC ctcCCGAAGCCCCTGACAAGCCCACAGTCTCCACGGCAACGGAAACGTCGGCGTACGTGACTTGGATTCCTCGCGGTAACCGCGGCTTCCCCATCCAGTCATTTCGGGTGGAGTACAAGAAGGTGAAGAAGGCCGGAGAGGACTGGGTGACGGCGGTGGAAAACATCCCGCCGTCGAGGCTCTCTGTGGAGATCACGGGCCTGGAGAAAG GAACGTCCTACAAGTTTCGTGTTGTGGCGGTGAACGTAATCGGTTCCAGTCCTCCCAGTGCCCCTTCGAAGGCATACACCGTGGTGGGTGGGAGAACCCATGAACGCCCTGTTGATGGACCCTACATCACCTACAACGAAGCCATCAACGAGACGACCATCATTCTCAAATGGACg TACACTCCCGTAAACAACACTCCCATATACGGTTTCTACATCTACTACCGGCCGACAGACAGCGATAATGACAGTGACTATAAGAAGGATGTGGTGGAGGGAGACAGATACTGGCATTCAATCACTGACCTGCAGCCGGAGACCGCCTACGACATCAAGATGCAGAGCTTCAACGAGAAGGGAGAGAGCGAATTTGGCAACGTGGTGATCCTTGAGACGAAAG CTCGTCCTAATAACCAGCGTCCTGATCCATCAGAGACTCCGGACCTCGTGCTGGGACCATCCGGCGGACTCGTGCCTCGGCCCGCCGACCTCCCCTACCTCATAGTCGGTATTGTCCTGGGAGCCTTCGTCTTCATCATTGTCGCCTTCATCCCGTTCTGCCTCTGGAGGGCGTGGGCCAAACAGA AGCAAACGGCCGACATGTGTTTCCCCGCCGTGGCCAGCCCGGTGTCGTCGTGCCAGTACACCATGGTTCCCCTCCAGGGACTTGCCCTGGTCGGCCACTGCCCGCTGGATGGCCACATGACAGCGCCACATGGCATCTACCCTGTTAACGGAGAATACACTCCCAACGGCAAACCTCACCACCCCACACACTGCCTGCCAGGGCTGCATCAG GATGAGGTGAACTATGATATGGAGTGTGACACGTTGTTGCCACAGACGGTATCAAATGGACATCTACCTGTTTACCACTACTCCACCAG CGGTCCAGATCATCATCATGAGCAGAGCTGCTGTCCTCCTGATGACTCCACTCTTCAGCTCCTCGACTCTTCCCATCAGCACCTCGGTTCACAGGAACTGGGAGGCGATGACGACTTCCGTGGTGGAGATAAAGTGGAGGATGgcatcacataca agCCAGCgtcctttcctcttctctctctagaAGACGAAGGGATTTTCACCACATCGTCCTCAGCAGCCACAACACCGCAGTCCCAAGACATAACAATACAGGAAGTGAACATCCTCCCAAACGAAGCGTCCCTCGAGGACGAGGGGACGGCCAACACGACAGATGCATAA